The Nocardia sp. NBC_01329 sequence TGGGGCGGAATCCGATCGAGCTGTTGTACAACCGGTGGTGCGAATAACCGCCGGGCCCGCAGTGGGTGTGGGTTGCGGTGAGCATCACGTTGGACTCGGTGTAGGTGTCGCCGAAGCGCTGAGCCAGGCGGCGCAGCACCTCCTGGGTGATGCTGGAAAAGATCAGCGGCAGGTCGTTGACGATCAGCAGCACCCGCCGATCGGTGAGCGGGTCCGCGAAGACGAAAGCGCGGGCGCGCAACCGCAGGTGTATTCCGGTGGTCTTCTGACCGGCCTTGCCGTAACCGAGCATGCCGACCTCGGCCGGTTCTCCGGTGATGTCGGCAATGGCCCGCCCGACCAAATGGCGGTCGGGCGAGTAGTTCGTTTCCGGCATCGACCTCTTCTTCCGTCCTGTTGGAACCGGCCCGCGACAGCGGGTCCTGATTCTTTACACCGACAAACTAGCAAGGACGAAGACGGTATTCTTTTGCGTCGCCTACAGTTTCGCTTGTTCGGCCTGTCATCGGAGGGGCTCTTACGCGATGACGTGCGAGTGTGCGCTGCTCGCCCCTTCGGACTCCGGTCGGAGTAGCTGACCGACAGTGGTGATCGGTCTCTTCTCGGAGAGTAGCTGCCACGCGGTGCCGGCACCGGCGCGGTTCCCACCGGGAGGGGATGAGACCGGACAGTTTCGTCGCCGGTCCCGGCAGTTGCCCATCCATCGTCGGCGCGGCGACGATGGATGCGATCTCACCCGCTGCGGGTGAGACCGGACCGCCGCGAGAATCCTAGACTTCGGGCGCGCAGGCCTTGCCGGGTGAGCGCGGCATTCGATCTGCTCGACAGCTACGCGGTCCACGGGCTGGATTGCGGCATTCGAAGGGTGGTCGACCATGTTGGATACTATTTGGGAACTACTGTGGTACACGCTCGTCGTATTCGCGTTCGTCGCCTATCTGATCATCCTGTTCCATGTCATCGCGGATCTGTTCCGTGACCGGGAGATGTCCGGGATCGTCAAGACACTGTGGATCATCTTCTTGATCGTGGTGCCCTACATCACGGCCTTCGTCTACCTCATCGCCAGAGGCCGCGGTATGGCACAGCGGCAGATCGAAGCGCACAACAATGCCAGGCAGGCGACGGACGACTACATCCGGCAGGTGGCCGGGAAGTCCGCTACCGAACAGATCGCTGATGCGCAATCGTTGCTCGACGCGGGCACCATCAACCGGGCAGAGTTCGAAACCCTCAAAGCGAAAGCTCTCGGCTGACAGTCGCCGCGTGTGGAGCGCACTGCCCCGAGTCTGCCGGGCGGAGCGCACTGCCCCGAGTCAAGGAGTGGTCGTGCCCAAGTTGGAGCTGAAGAGAAAGTCCGAACTCTCCCGGAAAGAAGCCTCGGAGCGGCTCATCGCCCTCGGACATGCGCTGGCCGGCGGTGCGGAGACCGAACTCGGCACGGAGGGCGATTCCCTCTCGATTGTCGTCGCCGATCAGGTTCGCTGGGAGTTCGAGATAGAAGTCGACGGCGATGAGATCGAGGTGGAGATCGAGATCAGCTGGCGCGATGATTCGTCCGGCGAACCGAAAGCCGAAGCCGCCGCGGAATCGGAGAGCGCCGCCCGAGCCCGGGCCCCACGTCGTGCTCGCGCGCGTAAGAGCGCGGCGAAATGATCGGCATACCGTCCGGCGGCTATGGTCCACCCCGGTTCCGGCCGGTGCTCTGGCCCGGGTGAAGTCGGACTCCGGCGGGGTACCCGGAATGCGGCCTCATCACGAGCCCGGTGAGACCGCGGGTCCCGCCGGTGGCCGGCCGCGCGTGCTGGCCCGAGCGGCATTCCTCGCCGCGTTCGGTTCGGCGGCCGTACTGCTGATCTTCGCGGGGCTGCACACTCTGACACTGCTGATTCTGACTGTCGGTGCTCTCGCGGTGGGAGCCGCGGCCTCGTTCTGGTTCCTGACGAGCCGGGGCCCTCTGCGGTGGATATCGTTGGGCATCCTGGTGCTGACGCCGATCTCCGTGATCACCCTCCTCATTCGCGCGCATCTGTTGTGGGCGGTGGTACTGGCGTCATTACTGGCGATGCTCGCCCAGGCCTGCGCTCGGGCGGCGCTCGGCGAGGCTCGAGCCGATACGGTGATGCCCGAGCGTCCGGCGCCACCGCCGCGGCGGCCCTTCCTGGTCATGAACCCGCGCTCGGGTGGCGGCAAGGTGGGGAAATTCGATCTGCAGAAACGAGCCGAAGCACTCGGCGCCGAGGTAGCCCTGCTCGAAGGAGCGGGCGCGGCCGATATCGCGGCACTGGCACGGAATGCGGTGGCACGGGGCGCCGATCTGCTCGGCGTGGCAGGCGGCGACGGTACGCAGGCCCTCGTCGCGGGTATCGCCGCAGCGAACGATCTGCCGTTCCTGGTGATCAGTGCCGGTACCCGCAACCACTTCGCGTCCGATCTCGGATTGGATCTCTCCGATCCATCGACCTGCCTGGACGCACTCGCGGACGGCACGGAACTCCGCGTCGATCTCGGTGATATCGATGGCCGCGCCTTCGTCAACAACGCGTCGTTCGGCGTCTACGCCCAGATGGTGCAGAGCCCGGCATACCGGGAGGACAAGACCGCCACGATCCTGCAGCTGCTCCCCGATATGCTCGGCGGTCACCGCGGCGCCCGACTGGTCGCGCACCAGGGCGGGTCCACGATCGAGGATCCGCAGGCGGTACTGGTGAGCAACGGGCCGTACGAAACCCATGACCTGGCGGGTCTGGGCCGCCGGGCCCGGTTGGATCGCGGGACACTCGGTATGGTGACGATCAAGGTGGGCAGCGCACGACAGGCAGTCGGCCTCCTACGTCGCGCACACCAGCGCGGCCTCACTCGACACACCGGCGGTGAAGTCCTGATCGAGGCCGATGAGCCCGAGATTCCGGTCGGTGTCGACGGTGAGGCCCTGGTACTTCCCACGCCGATCCGATGCACAATCACCGCCGGCGCACTCCGAGTGCGTGTCCCCCGCGACCGTCCCGGCGTGCGCCCGTTCAAACGACCGATGGACTGGGCGCGGCTCCGGCGACTGGCTTTTTCACAGCGGCCGCACCCGACCGGTCGACGGCCGGGATCATGAGCCGGAACTCTCCGGCACCGTGCGGCCCGCGCAGGGGCCGGTGGGCACGTCCGCCGACCCTCACCCTTCGTCGGGCTGTACCCAGCGTCGAAGCGCTTCGATAGTGTTCTCCGGCGATGTGTTGAAACACAGGCGTATTCCGGGTGCGATGTCGGTAACCACATTGACGAGCCGTTCGAACAGCAGGGTGTGCTCGGCCGCCATGCGTACGCCCGCACCGATCATGGCGACCCGGAACGATCCGTCCGAGGCGCAGCGGCGTAACGCCGTCTCGGCCGCATCGGGATCCGCGGGCACCTGGCAGGACACGATATCGAATCCGGCTTCGCGGAGCGCGGCTTCTCCCGCCGCGATGCGCGCGGTGAGGGTGGCTTCGTCGAGGGATGGGTACCGGCTGTAGTCGATTGCACCGGGATGCAGTCCGATCGACAGGACGGTCAGCTCACTCGGATTCGTTTGTTCCATCGGACGATCCTCCGGTCTCACCACGGATATGACCAGCGCCGACCCTACTATCAGCAGGGTGACGGCCGTGAGTGCTGCCCTCACCACGGGACTGTTCCATTCCTGTCGAAGAACGCGCCGGTGGGTCCGCCGGGACCGATGGACGCCAGTTCGACGATGGCGTCGGTCCCCTCCGCGACGGTCTGGACACCGGTGTGACCGTTGAGGTCGGTGGCCGTGTAACCGGGGTCGACCGCATTGATCCGGATATCGCTCAGGGCGAGGGCGTACATGGTGGTGAGCATGTTCAACGCCGCTTTGGTTGCCGGGTAGCCGAGCATGGGTTGCAGGTATTCCTTCCAGCGCGGGTCGGTGACGGTCGGGATCGAGCCCATACCGCTGGAAACCATGACGATGCGCGGATGGCCGGACGCACGCAGCAGCGGCAGAAAACCATGGATGACACGGATGGGGCCGAAGACGTTGGTTTCGAACACCTCACGCACCTCGTCGACTCCCGTTACGGCCGGATGTGTGCGAGGCCCGCCGGTGGCGGCGTTATTTATCAGCACGTCCACGCGACCCACCGCGGCCCCCACCGCGGCGGCCGCCGCCGCCACCGATTCGTCCGATGTCACATCGAGCGCGACGAAGCGGGCCCGCACGCCTTCTCCGGCCAGCTCGTCCACCGCTGCGGCGCCACGCGCGCTGTCGCGGGCAGCGAGAAACACCTCCCAGCCCTGTCGGGCCAGTCGGCGCACCGTCTCACGTCCGAGTCCCTTGTTCGCTCCCGTCACCAGGGCGACCGTCTCTGTCGTCATGAGTGCAGCTTCGCGCCGATCGCACTGCGGCTCCAGAGTCGGCTGGGCCTGGGACCGGCGATACCACCCCCGGTAACCCGATGTCCGGGCGAAGCGGATGTCGTGCAGTTTCAGTGCCGGCGAAAGGCCTTGTCCTCGAAAAGGTCTGAGAAGTCCCGGCGGCCGCCACCCCTGTCAGACTGTTCGGATGGACATCAGACCAGCACGAGAGCAGGACCTCCCTTCCATTCTCGGCTTGGCAGCCCAGGTCGAGCTGTGGTTCGGCCCCATGGTCGACGACCCCGGATTCCAGCGCTCGGTGAACCAGCACATCCTCCGGTCAGCAGCGCTGATCGCAGTCGCTCCGAACACGGAGATCCTCGGCGCCGTGATGTTCGGTGTGAAGGCCCCGACATACCGCATCCACTGGCTCGTCGTCGCCGAACAGCAGCGCGGAAACAATGTCGGCTCAGCGCTCATGACTCACGCGACACGCAGGTTTACGCAGGTACCCGGAATCATCGAGGTAGTGACCTTCGGAATCGACCATCCGGGCGCCACCGCAAGCGGCGCACGAGCCTTCTACGAGAGCCTGGGCTTCGTACCCGCCGAGGCGGCGGCGCCCGGCCCGGAAGGTGGTTCCCGGCAGGTCTATCGGAAAGCGATCTCCTGACATTCAGGTCGGAATTCGTCGATACAGACAGCCCTGATCCGAACTGACGTCGACATCCACCGCTCGATGAGATCACGGAACGCCGCGGGAACCGCCGGCGGCCGGGTCGCGATAGCCTTCTATCTCCACTGGTC is a genomic window containing:
- a CDS encoding SHOCT domain-containing protein, with the translated sequence MLDTIWELLWYTLVVFAFVAYLIILFHVIADLFRDREMSGIVKTLWIIFLIVVPYITAFVYLIARGRGMAQRQIEAHNNARQATDDYIRQVAGKSATEQIADAQSLLDAGTINRAEFETLKAKALG
- a CDS encoding SDR family NAD(P)-dependent oxidoreductase, which gives rise to MTTETVALVTGANKGLGRETVRRLARQGWEVFLAARDSARGAAAVDELAGEGVRARFVALDVTSDESVAAAAAAVGAAVGRVDVLINNAATGGPRTHPAVTGVDEVREVFETNVFGPIRVIHGFLPLLRASGHPRIVMVSSGMGSIPTVTDPRWKEYLQPMLGYPATKAALNMLTTMYALALSDIRINAVDPGYTATDLNGHTGVQTVAEGTDAIVELASIGPGGPTGAFFDRNGTVPW
- a CDS encoding GNAT family N-acetyltransferase, whose translation is MDIRPAREQDLPSILGLAAQVELWFGPMVDDPGFQRSVNQHILRSAALIAVAPNTEILGAVMFGVKAPTYRIHWLVVAEQQRGNNVGSALMTHATRRFTQVPGIIEVVTFGIDHPGATASGARAFYESLGFVPAEAAAPGPEGGSRQVYRKAIS
- a CDS encoding diacylglycerol/lipid kinase family protein, with product MRPHHEPGETAGPAGGRPRVLARAAFLAAFGSAAVLLIFAGLHTLTLLILTVGALAVGAAASFWFLTSRGPLRWISLGILVLTPISVITLLIRAHLLWAVVLASLLAMLAQACARAALGEARADTVMPERPAPPPRRPFLVMNPRSGGGKVGKFDLQKRAEALGAEVALLEGAGAADIAALARNAVARGADLLGVAGGDGTQALVAGIAAANDLPFLVISAGTRNHFASDLGLDLSDPSTCLDALADGTELRVDLGDIDGRAFVNNASFGVYAQMVQSPAYREDKTATILQLLPDMLGGHRGARLVAHQGGSTIEDPQAVLVSNGPYETHDLAGLGRRARLDRGTLGMVTIKVGSARQAVGLLRRAHQRGLTRHTGGEVLIEADEPEIPVGVDGEALVLPTPIRCTITAGALRVRVPRDRPGVRPFKRPMDWARLRRLAFSQRPHPTGRRPGS
- a CDS encoding amphi-Trp domain-containing protein, yielding MPKLELKRKSELSRKEASERLIALGHALAGGAETELGTEGDSLSIVVADQVRWEFEIEVDGDEIEVEIEISWRDDSSGEPKAEAAAESESAARARAPRRARARKSAAK